In Microbacterium cremeum, a genomic segment contains:
- a CDS encoding DUF4191 family protein has translation MAARSTAPEKRPGFFSQIRTLYTFTQKEFRWLPFLLVGIVLAGIAIGVGIGFAIPPVAPWSVVLWGVTGLMLGILACLMTMTRLSTRAMYKKIDGMPGATGHVLSTSLGRRWQASEMPVGINPKTQEAVYRAVGRGGVVIVGEGARGRLTRLVNDERSKVQRVASGVPVTVLYVGHGDDEVPIAKLAPTIKALPKKIDRATMAAVIKRIDSVSQSLTSLPIPKGIDPTKVRAPRPR, from the coding sequence ATGGCCGCGCGCAGTACTGCTCCCGAGAAGAGGCCCGGGTTCTTCTCCCAGATCCGGACGCTCTACACGTTCACCCAGAAGGAATTCCGCTGGCTGCCGTTCCTGCTGGTCGGCATCGTGCTGGCCGGCATCGCCATCGGCGTGGGAATCGGCTTCGCCATCCCCCCGGTCGCGCCCTGGAGCGTCGTCCTGTGGGGCGTCACCGGCCTCATGCTCGGCATCCTCGCGTGCCTCATGACCATGACCCGGCTGTCGACCCGTGCGATGTACAAGAAGATCGACGGGATGCCGGGGGCCACGGGCCACGTGCTCTCGACCTCGCTCGGCCGGCGCTGGCAGGCCAGCGAGATGCCGGTCGGCATCAACCCCAAGACGCAGGAGGCCGTGTACCGCGCGGTCGGGCGCGGCGGCGTCGTGATCGTCGGCGAGGGCGCCCGCGGGCGGCTCACGCGACTCGTGAACGACGAGCGCTCCAAGGTGCAGCGTGTGGCATCGGGCGTTCCCGTCACGGTGCTGTACGTCGGTCACGGCGACGACGAGGTGCCGATCGCAAAGCTGGCGCCCACCATCAAGGCGCTCCCGAAGAAGATCGACCGCGCCACCATGGCCGCGGTGATCAAGCGGATCGACTCGGTGTCGCAGTCGCTGACGTCGCTGCCGATCCCGAAGGGCATCGACCCCACCAAGGTCCGCGCGCCCCGGCCCCGCTGA